The following proteins are encoded in a genomic region of Gossypium hirsutum isolate 1008001.06 chromosome D05, Gossypium_hirsutum_v2.1, whole genome shotgun sequence:
- the LOC121217767 gene encoding uncharacterized protein: protein MESQRTVNKEPKNLSPCSSGRRSSTSSHSSSPEFEFWMVRNPSFPQPDLISADELFVNGVLRPLHLLASKQPEENPLTEQNPPAASEPSVPDQEPEAGPRITSQSLPVLSASKRWRDIFKKEKGKNGSKNQQDKDKEKEKEKKKEKKNQSQSGGSPAELNINIWPFSRSRSAGTGGTRPRMTAGTRKVSSAPCSRSNSAGESKSRKWPSSPSRAGVHLGRSSPVWQVRRGGSAVKSSDVMARTAEKGSGRKEVTETRRGKIGNSGNNNSNKARVLNLNVPMCIGYKHHLNCRIDNNSATVAGIVTDPNGGSGGNGRTNGPNVGSGSNFFNLRNLFSKKVY, encoded by the coding sequence ATGGAGAGCCAAAGAACTGTAAACAAAGAACCCAAAAATCTATCACCATGTAGCAGTGGAAGAAGAAGCAGTACGAGCAGCCATTCAAGTTCACCCGAATTCGAGTTTTGGATGGTTAGAAACCCGTCTTTTCCTCAACCCGATCTAATCTCCGCCGATGAACTCTTCGTTAACGGTGTTCTCCGTCCTCTCCATCTCTTAGCCAGCAAACAACCCGAAGAAAACCCACTAACCGAGCAGAATCCACCCGCCGCGTCAGAACCTTCTGTACCCGACCAGGAACCCGAAGCCGGTCCTCGTATAACATCCCAGTCGCTGCCTGTTTTATCAGCTTCGAAACGGTGGAGGGATATCTTCAAAAAAGAAAAGGGCAAAAACGGAAGCAAAAATCAACAAGACAAGgataaagagaaagagaaagagaagaagaaagaaaagaaaaatcagaGTCAAAGCGGAGGGAGTCCAGCTGAGTTGAATATAAACATATGGCCCTTTTCAAGGAGCAGATCCGCAGGTACGGGCGGGACCAGACCCAGGATGACCGCCGGTACACGGAAAGTAAGTAGCGCTCCATGTTCCCGCAGCAACTCAGCGGGTGAATCCAAGTCTAGGAAATGGCCGAGCAGTCCCAGCAGGGCAGGGGTTCATTTGGGTCGAAGCAGCCCGGTTTGGCAGGTTCGTCGTGGAGGTTCCGCTGTTAAGAGCTCCGATGTTATGGCCCGGACCGCTGAAAAAGGTAGCGGTAGAAAAGAAGTTACCGAAACTCGTCGCGGTAAAATTGGGAACAGTGGCAACAACAACAGTAACAAAGCCAGGGTCTTGAATTTGAATGTGCCAATGTGTATTGGGTATAAGCATCATTTGAATTGTAGAATCGACAATAACAGTGCCACGGTTGCCGGCATTGTTACCGACCCAAACGGCGGCAGCGGCGGAAATGGTAGAACCAACGGCCCTAACGTCGGAAGCGGTAGTAACTTTTTTAACTTGCGGAATCTTTTCAGTAAGAAAGTTTATTAA